The Deltaproteobacteria bacterium genome window below encodes:
- the dapF gene encoding diaminopimelate epimerase, with the protein MDVNIFFKYSGAGNTFLLAKAKPSTEFSATQEFVKRICNPTEGFAADGVLFLEKKEDRIVWTFYNADGSSAEMCGNAARCAYAFSRDHFFGDAEENKPKIIYFQTLAGIIKAEKINDKICIEMPEVKNELGEIEFVKFQNQFMKYIKDHYPTEILEMQTIFDKSLVQESFLSLNTGVPHFLIQVKEYSEYLELRKFCSRVRSLPLFPRGTNVTLLKIQDIKSEAVAVTFERGVEDFTAACGTGAVAVGIFLEQKYHQKISTIKMPGGRLVVETNQATTKKPFLIGEAHFVGKIVL; encoded by the coding sequence ATGGACGTTAATATATTTTTTAAATATTCTGGAGCAGGAAATACTTTTTTGTTAGCAAAAGCAAAACCGTCAACAGAATTTTCTGCAACTCAAGAATTTGTAAAAAGAATTTGCAATCCAACGGAGGGCTTTGCGGCCGACGGGGTGTTATTTCTAGAAAAAAAAGAAGATCGTATCGTTTGGACTTTTTATAATGCCGATGGATCTAGTGCAGAAATGTGTGGGAATGCCGCAAGGTGTGCCTATGCTTTTTCGCGTGATCATTTTTTTGGTGATGCAGAAGAAAACAAGCCGAAAATTATTTACTTTCAAACACTTGCAGGAATTATAAAAGCAGAAAAAATAAACGATAAAATTTGCATTGAAATGCCTGAAGTTAAAAATGAATTAGGTGAAATTGAGTTTGTAAAATTTCAAAATCAATTCATGAAATATATCAAAGATCATTACCCTACTGAGATACTTGAAATGCAAACTATTTTTGACAAGAGCTTGGTGCAGGAATCTTTTTTATCTTTAAACACAGGTGTTCCTCATTTTTTAATTCAGGTAAAAGAATATTCTGAATATTTAGAGTTAAGAAAATTTTGTTCAAGAGTCAGAAGTCTTCCTCTTTTTCCAAGAGGTACAAATGTTACCTTGCTAAAAATTCAAGATATTAAATCAGAGGCTGTGGCGGTAACGTTCGAGCGAGGAGTCGAAGACTTTACCGCTGCTTGTGGAACCGGGGCTGTCGCTGTGGGTATTTTTTTGGAACAAAAATATCATCAAAAAATTTCGACAATAAAAATGCCTGGCGGTAGGCTTGTCGTAGAAACCAATCAGGCGACAACGAAAAAGCCTTTTTTAATAGGCGAAGCCCACTTTGTAGGGAAAATTGTTTTATAA
- a CDS encoding 4-hydroxy-tetrahydrodipicolinate synthase, which yields MEKFKGIFTALITPFKNGKIDFSSLEKLVKFQINKGVNGFVINGTTAESPNLSSEEVNEIFKKVKGWAGSLPLIVGTGTNSTSQTIENTKKAQLMGADAALVVVPYYNKPPQRGLELHFRAVAKSTNLPVILYNVPGRTITSLDPETVKKISLEPNVIGIKEASGKMDVAEKILDLMSQSFLMLSGDDASYVDFLGVGGHGVISVASHIIPNQFVDWTTLVKNNQLEQARKEIKKYERLINLLFVEANPIPVKKALEFMGIIESAECRLPLVELKEVYSEALKEEMKNVGLL from the coding sequence ATGGAAAAATTCAAAGGTATTTTTACAGCTTTAATAACACCATTCAAAAATGGTAAGATTGATTTTTCGTCTCTAGAAAAACTGGTAAAGTTTCAAATAAACAAGGGAGTTAATGGTTTTGTAATTAATGGAACAACGGCAGAGTCTCCGAATTTGTCCAGTGAAGAAGTGAATGAAATTTTTAAAAAGGTAAAAGGTTGGGCTGGTTCTTTGCCCTTAATTGTTGGCACGGGTACGAATTCAACAAGTCAAACTATAGAAAACACTAAAAAGGCTCAGCTCATGGGTGCCGACGCGGCCCTTGTTGTTGTGCCTTATTACAACAAGCCTCCTCAAAGAGGACTAGAATTGCATTTTAGGGCTGTTGCTAAATCAACCAATTTACCAGTGATCCTATACAACGTGCCCGGCCGAACGATTACTTCTTTAGACCCAGAAACAGTAAAAAAGATTTCTCTTGAACCCAATGTGATAGGGATTAAAGAAGCATCTGGAAAAATGGATGTCGCAGAAAAAATCTTGGATTTAATGAGTCAATCATTTCTTATGCTTTCAGGTGATGACGCTAGTTACGTAGATTTTCTTGGCGTTGGAGGGCATGGCGTGATTTCAGTTGCAAGTCACATTATACCCAATCAATTTGTGGATTGGACAACTCTTGTTAAAAATAATCAATTAGAACAAGCTAGAAAAGAAATAAAAAAATATGAAAGACTTATTAACTTACTTTTTGTTGAGGCAAATCCTATTCCAGTAAAAAAGGCTCTGGAATTTATGGGAATAATTGAAAGCGCTGAATGCCGTTTGCCATTGGTAGAACTCAAGGAAGTCTATTCAGAAGCATTAAAAGAAGAAATGAAAAATGTGGGTTTATTATGA
- a CDS encoding 4-hydroxy-tetrahydrodipicolinate reductase — translation MKSLNIGVIGASGKIGKELISIIEEKQHIPFFGIYAKNKPTGYLNKALDITSENNYSLAEKVDIWIDFSLPESFEKFIPQVASFHKPIISGTTGLTPAQKEILKEAAGKCPILWSSNMSIGIAVLAEALNVFKRIKHFDFQIEELHHRRKKDAPSGTAVTLQNKLVDVIEKEAPPPVSIRGGGIFGIHKIWAMSEQEVITFEHQALNRRVFAEGAMFAGLKLLGKPNGFYELKDLL, via the coding sequence ATGAAGTCATTAAATATCGGAGTTATTGGTGCCTCTGGTAAAATAGGGAAAGAATTAATTTCTATAATTGAAGAGAAGCAACATATCCCTTTCTTTGGTATTTATGCAAAAAACAAACCTACGGGATACTTGAATAAGGCTTTAGATATTACTTCTGAAAACAATTATTCTTTAGCAGAAAAGGTTGATATTTGGATCGATTTTTCTTTGCCTGAAAGTTTTGAAAAATTTATTCCTCAGGTGGCTAGCTTTCATAAACCTATTATTTCGGGAACTACGGGTTTGACTCCAGCACAAAAAGAAATTCTTAAGGAGGCTGCAGGAAAGTGTCCCATTTTGTGGTCTTCAAATATGAGTATTGGTATTGCTGTATTAGCAGAAGCCCTAAACGTCTTTAAGAGAATTAAACATTTTGATTTTCAAATAGAAGAGCTTCATCATCGAAGAAAAAAGGACGCACCCAGTGGCACGGCAGTAACATTACAAAATAAATTGGTCGATGTTATTGAAAAAGAAGCTCCTCCTCCGGTTTCGATAAGAGGTGGTGGTATTTTTGGAATTCATAAGATATGGGCTATGTCAGAGCAAGAGGTTATCACATTTGAGCATCAAGCGCTTAATCGTCGAGTTTTTGCTGAGGGAGCTATGTTCGCAGGATTAAAACTGTTAGGGAAACCAAATGGCTTTTATGAGTTGAAAGATTTGTTGTGA
- the murD gene encoding UDP-N-acetylmuramoyl-L-alanine--D-glutamate ligase, whose amino-acid sequence MLINLKTQLLPPIGIIGLGLSGLSAKHLLLASGFGPNDIFTFDEKSTEADFTNRDQVLNRILPKTIIVSPGFPLSDPLIKIWRDQGAFVTSEINLACSFLTDEKIIGITGSLGKSTTTSLIGAGLKSIDRNAFVGGNLGTPFCEYALSLIQNPQNKANWIVLELSSYQLENSEKLKLDYSIITYLTPNHLERYHHLFHYYETKWHIQSLTKNKMILNTHGGDLKSFASTKNLSNVIWSDPHDHHIKLFSPEEAVILGKHNQDNLALAINLVLAAEIPKSCIEEIKKFSGLSHRLEVLGSCEGLLFINDSKATTIDSVETAIESCLFKKNYQRVVVLLGGKDKKLPWPELRPKLMNKKIFPLFFGESGSNIKAQLLVDGPCYPSLSELLKNLNSLIHKGDVVLLSPGGTSYDEFKNFEERGEFFKNWVKTNYPI is encoded by the coding sequence ATGTTAATAAATTTAAAAACTCAATTACTACCTCCGATAGGTATCATCGGCCTAGGTCTTAGTGGCCTAAGTGCCAAACACCTTTTGCTAGCCTCAGGCTTTGGTCCTAACGACATATTTACTTTTGATGAGAAGTCTACCGAAGCTGACTTTACAAACCGTGATCAGGTGCTTAATAGGATACTTCCAAAAACGATCATCGTTTCCCCTGGTTTTCCATTGAGCGATCCATTGATAAAAATCTGGCGTGATCAAGGTGCTTTCGTCACTAGTGAAATTAACTTGGCGTGTTCATTTTTAACTGATGAAAAAATTATTGGAATCACGGGATCTTTGGGGAAAAGCACAACCACTTCTCTTATTGGAGCTGGACTTAAGTCTATTGATAGAAATGCCTTTGTTGGTGGAAATCTGGGAACGCCTTTTTGTGAGTATGCCTTGTCATTAATCCAAAACCCTCAAAATAAGGCCAACTGGATTGTCCTTGAGCTTTCTAGCTATCAACTTGAAAACTCTGAGAAACTCAAATTAGATTATTCCATTATAACTTATTTAACTCCGAATCATTTGGAACGTTATCATCATTTATTTCACTATTATGAGACGAAATGGCATATACAATCTCTTACAAAAAATAAAATGATTTTAAACACTCATGGGGGAGATTTAAAATCATTTGCTTCCACCAAAAATTTGTCCAATGTGATTTGGTCTGACCCCCATGATCATCATATTAAATTATTTTCTCCGGAAGAGGCGGTTATTCTTGGAAAACACAATCAGGATAATTTAGCTTTGGCCATAAACTTAGTTCTCGCTGCTGAAATCCCAAAATCTTGCATTGAAGAGATTAAAAAATTTTCTGGCTTATCGCACCGATTAGAAGTTCTTGGTAGCTGCGAGGGGCTTTTATTTATCAACGACAGCAAAGCCACAACTATCGATAGTGTAGAAACCGCCATTGAGTCTTGTTTGTTTAAAAAAAATTATCAAAGAGTTGTTGTGCTTCTGGGCGGCAAGGATAAAAAATTGCCATGGCCTGAACTTAGGCCAAAACTCATGAATAAGAAAATTTTTCCTCTCTTTTTTGGTGAAAGTGGTTCTAATATAAAAGCTCAGCTGTTAGTTGATGGCCCTTGTTATCCTTCTTTATCAGAGCTTTTAAAAAACTTAAACTCTTTAATACATAAGGGAGATGTCGTTCTTTTAAGCCCAGGGGGTACAAGCTATGATGAGTTTAAAAATTTTGAGGAGCGCGGTGAATTTTTTAAAAACTGGGTTAAAACTAATTATCCAATTTGA
- a CDS encoding metallophosphoesterase: MSDLDFSKAKYTAIISDLHLCEAEPIHLKYPLWKKYKTKEFFFDDEFALFLKKIQAQANYEPVELVLNGDIFDFDSITSFPEDAIYKVSWLEKIRGLKPREERSLYKITKIIEDHPQFFQALKEFLESDNKVIFIFGNHDIELHFEKVQAEILKSLNLKDMKAQNVRFNEWFYISNQDTLIEHGNQYDPYCVFDDPINPLVRGYNYLYMKLPFGNIASRYIMNGMGFFNPHSDGNYIMNFSDYVKMFTKYMLRAQPFLILTWFMGAVWTLFYTIKDQFAEPIKNPLSTEERVNFIAHKANASPRQVRELKELFVENANKDPMLIMKELWLDRAFIILISFLIIYWFFSSLKDVFGISLFWGFIPLFLMIPFFLFYTKSIVSLVSGYKEPDDKILAIAGYIAGVSRIVFGHTHISRHEMIGSIEHLNSGTWSPSYLDIECTRPTGQKYFVWLGPKSDGEGRCAKLSTYVSHRIVE, translated from the coding sequence ATGTCGGATCTGGATTTCAGTAAAGCAAAATATACAGCAATTATAAGTGATTTACATTTGTGCGAGGCCGAACCGATTCACTTAAAATATCCGCTCTGGAAAAAATATAAAACAAAGGAATTTTTCTTTGATGATGAGTTTGCTTTATTTCTAAAGAAAATCCAAGCTCAGGCGAACTATGAGCCGGTAGAGCTTGTTCTTAATGGCGACATTTTTGATTTTGATTCCATTACTAGCTTCCCCGAAGATGCCATTTACAAAGTGTCCTGGTTAGAAAAGATTAGAGGCTTAAAACCACGGGAAGAAAGATCCCTTTATAAAATTACAAAAATTATTGAAGATCACCCTCAGTTTTTTCAAGCCTTAAAAGAGTTTTTAGAAAGCGACAATAAAGTTATTTTTATTTTTGGAAACCATGATATCGAACTTCATTTTGAAAAGGTACAGGCAGAAATTTTAAAATCACTAAATCTAAAGGATATGAAAGCTCAAAATGTACGGTTTAATGAATGGTTTTATATTTCAAATCAAGACACCTTGATTGAACATGGAAATCAATATGATCCTTATTGTGTTTTTGATGATCCTATAAACCCGTTAGTTCGTGGGTATAATTACTTGTATATGAAGTTGCCATTTGGAAATATCGCGAGTCGATATATTATGAATGGAATGGGTTTCTTTAATCCCCATTCAGACGGTAATTACATTATGAATTTTTCTGATTATGTTAAGATGTTTACGAAATACATGTTGAGGGCTCAACCGTTTCTTATCTTAACCTGGTTTATGGGCGCTGTCTGGACTTTGTTCTATACGATTAAGGATCAATTTGCTGAACCTATAAAAAATCCTCTTTCGACAGAAGAGAGAGTCAATTTCATTGCGCATAAAGCGAATGCCTCGCCCAGACAAGTTCGTGAGCTCAAAGAATTGTTTGTTGAAAATGCAAACAAAGATCCGATGCTCATCATGAAAGAATTGTGGCTGGACCGAGCTTTTATTATTCTTATTTCTTTTTTGATCATCTACTGGTTTTTTTCAAGCCTAAAAGATGTTTTTGGAATTTCTTTGTTTTGGGGTTTTATTCCGCTTTTTCTAATGATTCCTTTCTTTTTGTTCTATACAAAATCAATCGTCTCTTTAGTTTCTGGTTACAAAGAACCGGATGATAAAATTTTGGCAATTGCAGGATATATTGCGGGGGTTTCCAGAATTGTCTTTGGTCATACACATATTAGTCGCCATGAAATGATTGGCTCTATCGAACATCTAAATTCGGGAACCTGGTCGCCAAGCTATTTAGACATAGAATGCACCCGACCAACGGGGCAAAAATACTTCGTCTGGCTTGGGCCTAAAAGTGATGGAGAAGGTCGTTGCGCAAAACTTTCGACCTATGTTTCGCATCGCATTGTTGAATAA
- a CDS encoding NFYB/HAP3 family transcription factor subunit: MSEDLVLVVTSKVKKLIKEKGEMNTSAATVEVLSKAVERLCLKGIESAKADGRKTVMDRDIIIDHI; this comes from the coding sequence ATGTCAGAAGATTTAGTATTAGTAGTAACTAGCAAAGTAAAAAAATTAATTAAAGAAAAAGGCGAAATGAACACATCGGCAGCAACGGTAGAGGTTTTAAGCAAAGCGGTTGAAAGACTTTGCTTAAAAGGAATTGAAAGTGCGAAGGCAGATGGAAGAAAAACGGTAATGGATAGAGACATTATCATTGATCACATATAA
- the ligA gene encoding NAD-dependent DNA ligase LigA, giving the protein MNDSHFKPSYQPIHQPLTLENYLQLVSLIQYHDDLYHSKDAPVITDFEYDQLFLALKHTEELHPDWIRPDSPSHRVGGKTLSHFEKSNHRAPMLSLSNSYNQDDIFSFDERIKKFLNTKENIHYFCEPKFDGLSMELVYENGLLTKALTRGDGLTGELVTQNVKTIKSIPLKLKTTAPPELLEVRGEVLIHKEDFFELNNSQQEEGLPAFANPRNAAAGTIRQLDSKITASRPLKFYAYTLGDFVGIGFETQLELYEKFSQLGIPTFPSLTRVCENAQEVVNFYHEFESKRHRLPFDVDGIVIKVSSFKLQAELGMISKSPRWATAAKFPPQQAQTIITDIICQVGRTGAITPVAIMSPVSVGGVTVTNATLHNQEEIDRKDIRIGDTVVVQRAGDVIPEVVDVVLSKRNSNSSPFKMPTHCPSCGEPLLAAEEEVVFRCVNMNCSAILKESLKHFASRKALNIEKLGDKWIDILVDKGFVRKFSDFYRLTKEDLLTLERQGEKSAQNILESLNKSKKTTLARLLFGLGIRFVGETTAKHLANHFLTIENFLGTEETNLLQIPEIGPKVAMAILNWLQSPANIEEVSNLIQVGITFEKIKRTNDGPLQNKSFLITGTLEIPRDQAKELIEVNGGKLLSSVSSKLNYLVVGNDPGSKLEKAKNLGVHIISWDELVKMIS; this is encoded by the coding sequence ATGAATGATTCTCATTTTAAGCCTTCATACCAGCCTATCCATCAACCTCTCACTCTTGAAAATTACCTTCAACTTGTTTCATTGATTCAATATCATGATGATCTATACCACTCTAAGGACGCTCCTGTTATTACGGATTTTGAATACGATCAGTTATTTCTTGCGTTAAAACATACCGAGGAACTTCACCCTGATTGGATCCGGCCAGATTCCCCCAGCCATCGAGTTGGTGGAAAAACTCTTTCTCATTTTGAAAAATCAAATCATCGCGCCCCCATGCTGAGCCTTTCCAATAGTTATAACCAAGATGATATCTTTTCCTTTGATGAGAGAATCAAAAAGTTTTTAAACACGAAAGAAAATATTCACTATTTTTGTGAACCCAAATTTGACGGATTATCCATGGAATTGGTATATGAAAACGGCCTTCTCACCAAAGCCCTGACTCGGGGTGATGGCCTTACAGGGGAACTCGTCACGCAAAATGTAAAAACCATTAAATCCATTCCTCTCAAACTGAAAACGACGGCACCTCCTGAATTGCTTGAGGTTCGCGGTGAGGTTTTAATCCATAAAGAAGATTTTTTTGAGCTTAATAACTCTCAACAAGAAGAAGGTTTGCCTGCTTTTGCTAACCCTAGAAATGCTGCTGCTGGCACCATTCGTCAGTTAGATTCAAAAATCACAGCATCAAGACCATTGAAATTTTATGCCTATACTCTTGGAGATTTTGTTGGCATCGGTTTCGAGACTCAGCTTGAACTTTATGAGAAGTTTTCCCAGCTTGGCATCCCTACATTTCCCTCATTAACTCGTGTTTGTGAAAACGCTCAAGAAGTTGTTAACTTTTATCATGAGTTTGAAAGCAAACGACATCGTTTGCCTTTTGATGTGGATGGCATCGTTATTAAAGTCTCGTCTTTTAAACTCCAAGCCGAGCTCGGAATGATCTCTAAAAGCCCTCGGTGGGCTACGGCTGCTAAGTTCCCTCCACAGCAAGCCCAAACAATCATTACAGATATTATTTGTCAGGTTGGAAGAACTGGGGCTATCACTCCCGTCGCCATTATGAGTCCCGTATCAGTCGGCGGGGTTACCGTTACCAACGCCACTCTCCACAATCAAGAAGAAATTGACCGTAAGGATATTCGCATTGGTGATACCGTTGTCGTTCAGCGGGCAGGGGATGTTATCCCGGAAGTTGTGGATGTGGTTTTGTCAAAAAGAAATTCGAATTCAAGTCCCTTCAAAATGCCAACCCACTGTCCTTCCTGTGGCGAGCCTCTACTAGCTGCCGAAGAGGAGGTTGTCTTCCGTTGTGTTAATATGAACTGCTCAGCCATACTGAAAGAATCTCTAAAACATTTTGCTTCAAGAAAAGCACTCAATATTGAAAAGCTCGGTGATAAATGGATCGATATTTTGGTTGATAAAGGGTTTGTTCGTAAGTTTTCTGATTTTTACAGACTAACTAAGGAAGATCTTCTCACCTTAGAAAGACAAGGCGAGAAATCAGCTCAAAATATTCTTGAAAGTCTGAATAAAAGTAAAAAAACTACCTTGGCTCGATTGCTTTTCGGTTTAGGCATTCGTTTTGTTGGAGAAACCACCGCCAAACACTTGGCAAATCATTTTTTAACAATTGAAAATTTTCTTGGAACAGAGGAAACTAACCTTTTGCAAATTCCAGAAATTGGCCCAAAGGTCGCAATGGCTATTTTGAATTGGCTGCAATCTCCAGCTAATATTGAAGAGGTTTCAAATTTAATTCAAGTCGGAATTACATTTGAAAAAATCAAACGCACCAACGACGGACCTCTGCAAAACAAGAGTTTTTTAATTACTGGAACCCTTGAAATACCTAGGGATCAGGCCAAAGAACTCATCGAAGTAAATGGCGGCAAGCTTTTGAGCTCTGTTTCGTCTAAATTAAATTATTTAGTTGTTGGCAACGATCCGGGATCCAAACTTGAAAAGGCCAAGAACCTTGGCGTCCATATTATTTCTTGGGATGAACTTGTAAAAATGATTTCTTAA
- a CDS encoding alpha/beta hydrolase, translating into MKNIVGKAFTALVIFCALVIALLAIVFKIKYFVPELKAPEIKNPELYIKNSEGKINTIKQDCEKKIIWANKNKDKTKFSLVYIPGFSATRKEIFPVMETLAKDLGLNLFLSRFPYHGENNPEAYKNLTAQDLFDTAVEAYEIGKELGDEVIMIGTSTGAVMISQLSVWQKEIKAMVLISPAFNIMPWATETLASPLGNIINKLANDEYRTWEPKNPDIKKYWDTKYHRDAIPELMRAIYYVDSHNFVQIKNPTLMIYTKEDKIISLKEVEKKFAEIGSPRKKLILMPSPSHVLAGEFTSPQTTQLVIGEIKEWLEYQGVK; encoded by the coding sequence ATGAAAAATATAGTAGGGAAAGCATTTACAGCTCTAGTTATCTTTTGCGCACTGGTCATTGCCCTGCTTGCGATCGTTTTTAAAATAAAATATTTTGTACCAGAACTAAAAGCTCCAGAAATAAAAAACCCTGAGCTTTATATTAAAAATTCTGAAGGAAAAATTAATACAATAAAACAAGATTGTGAAAAAAAAATTATTTGGGCAAATAAAAATAAAGATAAAACTAAATTTAGTTTGGTCTATATTCCTGGTTTTTCAGCAACAAGAAAAGAAATTTTCCCCGTAATGGAAACTCTGGCAAAAGATTTAGGGCTTAATCTTTTTTTATCAAGATTCCCATATCATGGCGAAAACAATCCTGAAGCCTATAAAAATCTGACGGCTCAAGACTTATTTGATACCGCAGTGGAGGCGTATGAAATCGGTAAAGAATTAGGAGATGAGGTTATTATGATTGGAACCTCTACAGGAGCCGTCATGATCTCTCAACTTTCGGTATGGCAAAAAGAAATTAAAGCGATGGTATTAATTTCTCCAGCCTTTAATATTATGCCATGGGCAACAGAAACCTTAGCTTCTCCATTAGGTAATATAATTAATAAACTGGCCAATGATGAGTACAGAACCTGGGAGCCAAAGAATCCTGATATTAAAAAATATTGGGACACAAAGTATCACAGAGATGCTATCCCAGAACTAATGAGGGCGATCTATTATGTGGATTCTCATAATTTTGTTCAAATAAAAAATCCAACGTTGATGATCTACACAAAAGAGGACAAAATTATTTCACTTAAAGAAGTAGAGAAGAAATTTGCAGAAATTGGATCTCCACGAAAAAAATTAATTTTAATGCCTTCTCCATCCCATGTTTTGGCTGGAGAGTTTACTTCCCCTCAAACAACACAGCTTGTAATAGGGGAAATTAAAGAATGGCTAGAATATCAGGGTGTAAAATGA
- the gatC gene encoding Asp-tRNA(Asn)/Glu-tRNA(Gln) amidotransferase subunit GatC — protein MIDAKTIKYIAKLSRIEMDDSHVEKYSKDLSNILDYFAQISKIDTLGVEPMTTPVEYEIRWREDHVVKEYSPEEMLKNAPEKSGNLFKVPPVV, from the coding sequence ATGATTGATGCGAAGACAATTAAATACATAGCAAAATTAAGTCGAATTGAGATGGATGATTCTCATGTTGAAAAGTATTCCAAGGATCTTTCGAATATTTTAGATTATTTTGCTCAAATATCAAAAATAGATACACTAGGTGTTGAGCCAATGACAACCCCAGTGGAGTATGAAATCAGATGGCGTGAAGATCATGTTGTTAAAGAGTACTCGCCAGAAGAGATGTTAAAAAATGCTCCCGAAAAATCAGGGAATTTATTCAAAGTTCCCCCGGTGGTGTGA
- the gatA gene encoding Asp-tRNA(Asn)/Glu-tRNA(Gln) amidotransferase subunit GatA, whose amino-acid sequence MEAVTKSLKQQVEAIKRKELSCEELVNSYLKRIQKINPLLNAFITLNEKVLEEAKELDQQIAKSYSAKTSNDLTANKLLGIPFGIKDMFCTKGIKTTAASKMLEEFIPPYESTVTKRIKEHGGLVLGKLNLDEYAMGSSNETSYFGVCKNPWDLSRVPGGSSGGSAAAQAAMLAAATMGTDTGGSIRQPANFCNVVGVKPTYGRISRYGIVAYASSLDQAGPIVRTVEDAALILEVICGQDSNDSTTSSRKVENFSENLAQDLKGIKIGIIKEFIEDKIDKDVQRIFQEAIENAKKIGAEIVEVSIPMIEHSIPIYYLIAASEASSNLARYDGVKYGHRANFKNLSAVDLEQFYSQTRAEGFGSEVQRRIMLGTYCLSSGYFDAYYNKACQVRRLLKNEFTEQFKKCDVLLSPVTTSPAFKIGERIEDPLTMYLNDIFTVSTNLAGLPGMSLPYGFSKENLPIGIQLMAAPFAEQKMLSIAHALELTTTASKKKLIL is encoded by the coding sequence ATGGAAGCAGTAACTAAATCCCTCAAACAACAAGTCGAAGCCATTAAAAGAAAAGAACTTTCTTGCGAAGAATTGGTAAATAGTTATTTAAAAAGAATTCAAAAAATAAATCCGTTGTTGAATGCTTTCATTACGTTGAACGAAAAAGTATTAGAAGAGGCCAAGGAATTAGACCAACAAATTGCTAAGTCCTATAGTGCAAAAACAAGTAATGATTTAACTGCGAATAAACTTTTAGGAATTCCATTTGGGATAAAAGACATGTTTTGTACCAAAGGAATAAAAACAACCGCAGCTTCAAAAATGCTAGAAGAATTTATTCCGCCCTATGAGTCTACAGTGACAAAAAGAATTAAAGAGCATGGGGGCTTGGTGTTAGGTAAACTTAATTTAGATGAGTATGCCATGGGAAGCTCAAACGAGACTTCGTATTTTGGTGTTTGTAAAAACCCTTGGGATTTATCTCGTGTTCCTGGGGGCTCTAGCGGTGGATCTGCCGCAGCTCAGGCTGCCATGTTGGCTGCAGCTACGATGGGAACAGATACTGGTGGCTCCATTCGCCAACCTGCAAATTTTTGCAATGTGGTAGGAGTCAAACCAACCTATGGCAGGATCAGTCGATATGGAATTGTGGCCTATGCTTCTAGTTTGGATCAGGCTGGACCTATAGTACGTACGGTTGAAGATGCCGCTTTGATTTTAGAAGTAATTTGTGGCCAGGATAGCAACGATTCAACAACTTCTTCTCGTAAGGTAGAGAATTTTTCAGAAAATTTAGCTCAAGATTTAAAGGGAATTAAAATAGGGATCATCAAAGAATTTATTGAAGATAAAATTGACAAAGACGTTCAGCGCATTTTTCAGGAAGCCATTGAAAACGCAAAAAAAATAGGTGCAGAGATTGTTGAGGTCTCAATTCCCATGATTGAACATTCTATTCCTATATATTATTTAATTGCCGCTAGCGAAGCGTCTTCAAATTTAGCCCGGTACGATGGAGTTAAATATGGACACAGAGCTAATTTCAAAAACTTATCAGCAGTTGATTTGGAGCAATTCTATTCACAAACAAGAGCTGAGGGATTTGGTTCTGAGGTACAAAGACGGATCATGTTGGGAACTTATTGTTTGTCATCCGGCTACTTTGATGCCTATTACAATAAAGCTTGCCAAGTGAGACGGTTGCTAAAAAATGAATTTACTGAGCAATTTAAAAAGTGCGATGTCCTTCTTTCTCCGGTGACAACATCTCCGGCATTTAAAATTGGTGAAAGAATTGAAGATCCTTTAACAATGTATTTAAATGATATTTTCACCGTGTCCACTAATTTAGCCGGACTTCCAGGGATGAGTCTCCCCTATGGTTTTTCTAAGGAAAATTTACCCATCGGAATTCAGTTAATGGCAGCGCCCTTTGCAGAACAAAAAATGTTGAGCATTGCCCATGCCCTTGAGCTAACAACAACAGCTTCAAAAAAGAAGCTCATTTTATAA